The following coding sequences lie in one Kamptonema formosum PCC 6407 genomic window:
- a CDS encoding GvpL/GvpF family gas vesicle protein: protein MESHQYNLHTYALLKTPLTPLDLPSGIAGEVQIFSSDSLSALVEPEISVVSFEDDSDRLMQAVLAHDRVICQVFRQTSVLPLRFGTYFASTESLQIHLKSHSQQYLEKLEQLEGKGEYSLKFTPLLPPEEPLPLETGGRQYFLAKKQRYQQIQDFNEVQAAEWQKACTLASETYPSATVEPTADGEGRIYVLVNFQDEYLLLERYQTLQETCPHWEIQLGEALPPYHFL, encoded by the coding sequence GTGGAGTCCCATCAGTATAACCTTCACACTTACGCTCTACTCAAAACACCTCTCACGCCCCTGGACTTACCTAGTGGAATTGCCGGTGAAGTTCAGATTTTTAGTAGCGATAGCCTATCCGCACTTGTAGAGCCAGAAATATCTGTAGTCTCCTTTGAAGATGACAGCGATCGCTTAATGCAGGCAGTTTTAGCCCACGATCGGGTCATCTGTCAAGTATTTCGTCAAACGTCTGTTTTACCCCTACGCTTTGGGACTTACTTTGCCTCTACAGAAAGCTTGCAGATACATTTAAAATCTCATAGTCAACAATACCTAGAAAAGTTAGAACAACTTGAGGGAAAAGGCGAATATAGCTTAAAATTTACCCCCCTTTTGCCGCCAGAGGAACCATTACCTTTGGAAACAGGAGGAAGGCAGTATTTTCTGGCTAAAAAGCAGCGATATCAACAAATCCAAGATTTTAATGAAGTCCAAGCAGCAGAGTGGCAAAAAGCTTGTACGCTGGCTAGCGAAACTTATCCATCTGCAACAGTGGAACCAACAGCAGATGGGGAAGGGCGGATTTATGTTTTAGTCAACTTTCAAGACGAATATTTACTGTTAGAAAGATATCAGACTTTGCAAGAAACTTGCCCCCACTGGGAGATACAACTAGGAGAGGCTTTACCTCCTTATCACTTTTTGTGA